One Cucumis sativus cultivar 9930 chromosome 1, Cucumber_9930_V3, whole genome shotgun sequence DNA segment encodes these proteins:
- the LOC101217055 gene encoding putative pentatricopeptide repeat-containing protein At5g59900 codes for MKLIAYRRWLRTPNVDGSRFRKFCTRRRNLELDNENDSHFVYVLEQIVRGNQSWKIAFNNSSISGNIEPHHVEKVLIRTLDDSRLALRFFNFLGLHRNFHHSTASFCILIHSLLQNNLFWPASSLLQTLLLRGLNPHQIFENFFESYKKYKFSSSSGFDMLIQHYVQNKRVMDGVLVVNLMRDYGLLPEVRTLSALLNALARIRKFRQVLELFDTLVNAGVKPDCYIYTVVVKCLCELKDFNKAKEIINQAEGNGCSLSIVTYNVFINGLCKSKRVWEAVEVKRSLGEKGLKADLVTYCTLVLGLCRIQEFEVGMEMMDEMIELGYVPSEAAVSGLIEGLIKMGSIEGAFELLNKVGKLGVVPNLFVYNSMINSLCKTGKLEEAELLFSVMAERGLNPNDVTYTILIDGFGRRAKLDVAFYYFNKMIECGISATVYSYNSMINCQCKFGKMKMAELLFKEMVDKGLKPTVATYTSLISGYCKDGLVPKAFKLYHEMTGKGIAPNTVTFTALICGLCQINKMAEASKLFDEMVELKILPNEVTYNVLIEGHCREGNTTRAFELLDEMIKKGLSPDTYTYRPLIAGLCSTGRVSEAKEFINDLHHKHQRLDELCYTALLQGFCKEGRIKEALVARQEMVGRGLQMDLVSYAVLISGALNQNDRILFELLREMHGKGMQPDNVIYTILIDGFIKSGNLKKAFEFWYIMIGEGYVPNSVTYTALVNGLFKAGYVNEAKLLFKRMLVGEAIPNHITYGCFLDHLTKEGNMENALQLHNAMLQGSFANTVTYNILIRGYCQIGKFQEAAKLLDVMIGIGMVPDCITYSTFIYEYCKRGNVDAAMDMWECMLQRGLKPDRVVFNFLIHACCLNGELDRALQLRNDMMLRGLKPTQSTYHSLMVQLAQRARLTQVQ; via the coding sequence ATGAAGCTCATTGCGTATCGTCGATGGCTGAGAACTCCCAATGTAGACGGAAGTAGATTCAGAAAGTTTTGTACACGGCGGAGGAACCTCGAACTGGACAATGAAAATGATTCGCATTTCGTTTATGTGCTTGAGCAAATAGTAAGAGGAAATCAGAGCTGGAAGATTGCCTTCAACAACTCATCGATTTCAGGTAATATAGAGCCCCATCACGTAGAAAAGGTTTTGATTCGAACTCTTGATGACTCCCGGTTGGCTTTGAGATTCTTCAATTTCTTGGGACTTCATAGAAATTTCCACCACTCCACTGCgtcattttgtattttaattcattccCTCCTTCAGAACAATTTGTTTTGGCCTGCATCTTCGCTTTTGCAAACCCTTTTGCTCCGTGGTCTAAACCCACATCAGatttttgagaatttttttgaATCTTATAAGAAGTACAAATTTTCTTCGAGTTCAGGTTTTGATATGTTGATTCAGCATTATGTACAGAACAAGAGAGTAATGGATGGCGTTTTGGTTGTAAATCTCATGAGAGATTATGGGTTATTGCCTGAAGTTAGAACTTTAAGTGCTCTGTTAAATGCCCTAGCACGAATTAGGAAATTTCGTCAGGTATTGGAATTATTTGATACCCTTGTGAATGCAGGTGTTAAGCCcgattgttatatttacacgGTAGTGGTTAAATGCTTGTGTGAATTGAAGGATTTTAACAAGGCCAAGGAAATAATTAATCAGGCTGAGGGAAATGGATGTAGTTTGAGTATTGTAACATATAACGTGTTTATCAATGGTCTCTGCAAGAGCAAGAGAGTTTGGGAGGCTGTTGAGGTCAAGAGATCGCTAGGTGAAAAGGGATTGAAAGCAGATTTAGTTACGTATTGCACGCTAGTGTTGGGATTGTGCAGAATCCAGGAGTTTGAAGTTGGGATGGAGATGATGGACGAAATGATTGAGCTGGGTTATGTTCCGAGCGAAGCTGCTGTTTCGGGACTCATAGAGGGGTTGATCAAAATGGGGAGTATTGAAGGTGCTTTTGAGTTGCTAAACAAAGTTGGGAAACTTGGAGTAGTGCCTAACctatttgtttataattcAATGATCAATTCATTGTGCAAAACTGGGAAATTGGAAGAAGCCGAGTTGCTTTTTAGTGTAATGGCTGAAAGGGGTTTGAATCCAAATGATGTCACTTATACGATCTTGATTGATGGATTTGGAAGAAGGGCCAAACTGGATGTTGCGttctattatttcaataaaatgatAGAGTGTGGCATAAGTGCAACTGTGTATTCGTACAATTCTATGATAAATTGTCAATGCAAGTttgggaaaatgaaaatggcgGAGCTTCTCTTCAAGGAGATGGTCGACAAAGGATTGAAACCAACAGTGGCAACTTATACTTCATTGATTAGTGGATATTGCAAAGATGGGTTAGTGCCAAAAGCATTCAAGTTATATCATGAAATGACTGGAAAAGGCATTGCTCCAAATACTGTCACCTTTACTGCTCTTATTTGCGGTCTGTgccaaattaataaaatggcTGAGGCCAgtaaattatttgatgaaaTGGTTGAACTGAAAATTCTTCCAAATGAGGTAACTTATAATGTTTTAATTGAGGGGCACTGTAGGGAAGGTAACACCACAAGAGCTTTTGAATTGCTGGATGAAATGATTAAGAAGGGCCTTTCACCCGACACATACACCTATAGGCCCCTAATTGCTGGTCTTTGTTCTACTGGTAGAGTTTCTGAAGCAAAGGAGTTCATTAACGACCTTCACCACAAGCATCAAAGGTTGGATGAGTTGTGTTATACTGCACTTCTGCAGGGTTTCTGCAAGGAAGGAAGAATTAAGGAAGCTTTAGTTGCTCGCCAAGAAATGGTAGGACGTGGACTGCAGATGGATCTAGTAAGTTATGCTGTGCTTATCAGTGGAGCTCTGAATCAGAATGATAGAATATTGTTTGAACTTCTAAGGGAAATGCATGGTAAAGGAATGCAACCGGATAATGTAATATACACCATTTTGATTGATGGGTTCATTAAATCAGGAAATCTCAAAAAGGCATTTGAATTTTGGTACATTATGATTGGTGAAGGATATGTTCCCAATAGTGTGACGTACACGGCATTGGTGAATGGATTATTCAAGGCAGGATATGTGAATGAAGCCAAACTGCTTTTCAAGCGTATGCTGGTTGGTGAGGCCATTCCCAATCATATAACTTATGGTTGTTTTTTGGATCACCTCACGAAAGAAGGAAACATGGAGAATGCTCTACAACTACACAATGCAATGCTCCAAGGGAGTTTTGCAAATACTGTCACCTATAATATACTTATCCGGGGTTATTGCCAGATAGGAAAATTTCAAGAGGCAGCCAAGCTTCTCGATGTAATGATTGGAATTGGTATGGTCCCAGATTGCATTACATATTCGACATTTATCTATGAATATTGTAAGAGGGGCAATGTGGATGCAGCTATGGACATGTGGGAGTGTATGTTGCAAAGAGGCTTGAAGCCTGATAGAGTAGTATTTAACTTTCTAATACATGCCTGTTGTCTCAATGGTGAACTGGACCGAGCTCTGCAGTTGCGCAATGACATGATGTTAAGGGGTTTGAAACCAACTCAATCGACCTATCATTCCCTGATGGTGCAACTTGCTCAACGAGCTAGGTTGACACAAGTTCAGTAG